The window CGTTTACATGTACGGGACCAGGCATCCTATTAGGGATCGATAATGGGCATCCAGATAATGTGTCTGATTTCCAAAGTGACACCATCGTAACCAGCGAAGGAAGATGTTTGTTAATTGTTCAAGGCAGTAATCCAGGAGAAATTAAGGTTCAGGCATTTGCTGAAACATTAGGTATAGCATCCAATACAGTAAGCATGATATGCCATAAAGAAACGGTATAAAAGCTTAGAAATAAGGCATAAAAATCATAAACATGTACCCTCTAACACAATAGGATTTGCATATAAGCTTAGACCCATGATGAATAGTCAAGAGACAAATATTGATAAAGACCAGAGAGGAATGAGAGATGAAGATCATGAGAACAGATTTGCAACATGCTCATTTACGTCAAGAGGAACAAAGGTTAAGAAGTAAATTTGTAAGACATGTTAAACGCCAGTATCAATTGTATTTGATGATTTTACCAGCCATTGTATATTTCATTATCTTTCACTATGCACCCATGTATGGTATTCAATTAGCTTTTAAGGATTTCAATCCGAAACTAGGTATTACAGGTAGTCCATGGGAAGGATTTCGACATTTTGAGAAGTTTTTTAACTCTTATCAGTTCTTTCGTTTATTAAGAAATACCATAGGGCTTAGTTTGTATCAGCTGTTAGCAGGTTTTCCTATTCCCATAATCATGGCACTGTTTTTGAACCAAGTGAAGCATCAGCGGTTTAAGAAATTAGTGCAGACGGTGACGTACATTCCACATTTTATTTCCATTGTGGTGCTGGTGGGAATGATTCATGTTTTTTTATCCCCAAGTACCGGACTTATTAATAATGTGATTCGAGGCTTTGGTTATAAGCCTGTTTATTTTTTAGGTATGCCTCAGTACTTTAAAAGTATCTTTGTCTTTTCAGGGATTTGGCAGAATGCAGGGTGGGGTACCATTATCTATTTAGCAGCTCTAGCTGGTGTCAACCCTGAGTTATATGAGGCAGCAAGAGTGGATGGTGCTTCCAAGTTAAAAATCATAAGACATGTGGATTTTCCCAGTATTATGCCTACCATTGTTATTCTCTTTATTATGAATGTTGGACGCATCATGAACGTCAGTTTTCAAAAAGCCCTGTTGCTGCAAAATGATTTGAACGCAGAGGCTTCTGAGATTATTCAGACCTATATGTACAAAACGGGGATTTTACAAATGGAATTCGAGTATTCCACAGCAATTAGTCTCTTTAATACCATCATTAATGTCATACTGCTAATTCTTGCCAATCAAGTATCAAAAAAATTATCAGAAAATAGTTTGTGGTAGGAGGAAGATAATGAA is drawn from Vallitalea pronyensis and contains these coding sequences:
- a CDS encoding ABC transporter permease, with product MKIMRTDLQHAHLRQEEQRLRSKFVRHVKRQYQLYLMILPAIVYFIIFHYAPMYGIQLAFKDFNPKLGITGSPWEGFRHFEKFFNSYQFFRLLRNTIGLSLYQLLAGFPIPIIMALFLNQVKHQRFKKLVQTVTYIPHFISIVVLVGMIHVFLSPSTGLINNVIRGFGYKPVYFLGMPQYFKSIFVFSGIWQNAGWGTIIYLAALAGVNPELYEAARVDGASKLKIIRHVDFPSIMPTIVILFIMNVGRIMNVSFQKALLLQNDLNAEASEIIQTYMYKTGILQMEFEYSTAISLFNTIINVILLILANQVSKKLSENSLW